The genomic interval AAAATATTACCAAAGGGGAGGAAAATAAAGATGAAAAAAATACCAAAATTTAAGGACATACAAGAAGAAAGAAAATTCTGGGAAACCCACAGTATCGTAGATTACCTTGATGAGCTTAAGGAAACAAATGAAATCTTATTTGAAAGGCCCCAGCTTAAAAGAAATTTTCAAATGAGACTT from bacterium carries:
- a CDS encoding CopG family antitoxin, with translation MKKIPKFKDIQEERKFWETHSIVDYLDELKETNEILFERPQLKRNFQMRLDDTTISNLKKLAQRKGIDVSTLIRSWIKEYLDRELKTA